From the genome of Mucilaginibacter paludis DSM 18603:
GCCCCGCCGCTGCCCGCTAAAACACCGGTTCCGGCTGCCAGCCTGGCACAATGGTTAATAAAGCCGTCTATCCCTCTACGGTCAACACTTTTTTTAATCCCGTAAAGGTTAATGTTATCAAATATCTTTTTAAACCCCTCGTGCGAGAGGTTTTCAAGGTTATGCTTTACAAAGTCTGACGTTCTTTTGATGGAAGGTTTCATGCCCTGGTAGAGGTCATATATCGTGCCAGTATTTTTGATAAAACACATAGCAGGAGTTAGGGCCTGCTATGTGTTTAACTATTTATTTTTCAGGTTCAAGCCGGGTGCTTACGCTGATCCTGTTCCAGGCATTGATGGCCACAATGGCCATGATAATTTGCGCCAGGTAATGCTCATCGAAAAGACTTGCCGCCCGCAGGTAGGTTTCGTCAGATACTCTTTGGGTAATCAGTGTAACCTCTTCGGTAAGGGCCAGTATAGCTTCTTCTTCCTCGCTAAAGTACGGGGCATCGCGCCAGGCGCTCAGGGCGTAAATGCGTTGCTCGGTTTCGCCTGCGTGGCGTGCTTCCCTGGTGTGCATGTTGATGCAATACGCACAGCCGTTAATTTGCGATGCTCTTATTTTAATTAACTCTTTATGGGCCGGCTTAAGGGAGGTATGGCCAAGGTAGTTTTCTAAACCCATCATCGCCTGGTAAGCGGCTGGTTCAAGTTTAGCAATGTTAATTCTGTTGCTCATGATATTTTCTGTTTTGTTGAAACAAAGTTGAGCAATAGCAGGGGCAGAAAAAATGAATCAGGATTAAGAAATGGAGTTTTAGTCCATGGTCCATAGTCGATGGTCCATGGTTGATAGTCCATGGGATTTTAACTGCGATATTA
Proteins encoded in this window:
- a CDS encoding carboxymuconolactone decarboxylase family protein; the protein is MSNRINIAKLEPAAYQAMMGLENYLGHTSLKPAHKELIKIRASQINGCAYCINMHTREARHAGETEQRIYALSAWRDAPYFSEEEEAILALTEEVTLITQRVSDETYLRAASLFDEHYLAQIIMAIVAINAWNRISVSTRLEPEK